A stretch of DNA from Meiothermus cerbereus DSM 11376:
GACTTCGCAGCTTACTGCCTCCCCCAGCCACAAAGCCCTGATCTACCCCGAGGTCGCCTACCTGCACCCGGAAGAACTCCAGGCTTCGGCGCAACTCGGTGGTAAGTTCGACCAGCACCGGGCGAATCGCATCGTACATGCGGGCCGGGTTAAAGCGCTCACGCTCGGCGTCAAAGTCGAGGAGCAGGTCTTCATCTTCGGTGGGGATGGTGGCCAGGCCGTAGTTTTTCTTGGCGTCTTCGGCGGCTAACACATCGAGGTTGAAGGCCTTCGAGATAGCAGCGGTGAAGTCTTTCCCCGAGAGGTTGATGACCCGGTTCAAAAGCAGCCGCTCACCCCGGGTTAGCACCAGCGCCGAAGTCTCGGCCCCAATCTCGAGGAACAGGGTGATGGGCTCACGGTCGGTGACCACCAGGCGGGTATTGAGGGTACGCAGACCGGCAAAGGGTTTTACGTCTATCACCAGCGGCTCCAGACCGGCGGCCTTAAGGGCTTCTACCAGGCTGGCCACCGTCTCCTGCCGAGCTGCGCCCACCACCACGTCCATTTGTTCGCCATCCGGAATGGACTCGAGGGGATCGAGCGGTGCATAGTCCAGTACCACCTCGTCAATCGGGAAGGGGATGTAGCGCTCCGCCTCCCAACGCACGGCCTCCTCCAGCTGCTTGAGGGGCATCTTGGGCACCTGTAAGGTACGGGTAATGACCGCCAGGTTGCTGGCGGCCGTGACCACATAGCGCTTGCGGGTGCGCATTTCGGCCAGCATCTCTTTGAGGACATCGGCCAGTGCGCCCGGCTCAATGATCGACCCCTCCTGGATAACCCCGGGTGGGGTGGGCCTGATGCTCAGGTTCTTCAGACTGGGGGGAGTTCCGGACAGCTCGACCATCTTGATATTGGCCGATCCAATCTCGAGGCCAAGCGCCTCGATCCTGGGTCTCAGCAACCCGCCAAAAAAATCACGCACGCTGCCCCCTTTCCCACATAAATCTTAAACTACGTGTCAGTATAACACGGTAAATCTGCGTAGC
This window harbors:
- the pilM gene encoding type IV pilus assembly protein PilM codes for the protein MRDFFGGLLRPRIEALGLEIGSANIKMVELSGTPPSLKNLSIRPTPPGVIQEGSIIEPGALADVLKEMLAEMRTRKRYVVTAASNLAVITRTLQVPKMPLKQLEEAVRWEAERYIPFPIDEVVLDYAPLDPLESIPDGEQMDVVVGAARQETVASLVEALKAAGLEPLVIDVKPFAGLRTLNTRLVVTDREPITLFLEIGAETSALVLTRGERLLLNRVINLSGKDFTAAISKAFNLDVLAAEDAKKNYGLATIPTEDEDLLLDFDAERERFNPARMYDAIRPVLVELTTELRRSLEFFRVQVGDLGVDQGFVAGGGSKLRSLVPLLSDTLGIPLETADPWQGIQIDKSRFDLEYLRGLAPEFTVPVGLALRGVNPLD